Genomic DNA from Lutibacter sp. A80:
AAGGTGATTATATTAAACAAGGTCAACCTTTATTAAAGATAGCAAATTTAAATTCAGTTTGGGCAAACTTTGATGTCTATGAAAATCAAATAGACTTATTCAAAAAAGGACAGGAAGTTAAAGTATCAACCAATGCTTATCCAAATAAAGAATTTAAGGGAAAAGTAGACTTTATAGACCCAATTTTAAATACAAATACACGTACTGTAACATTACGAGTTGTACTCAAAAACTCTAATAATGTTTTTAAACCTGGAATGTTTGTAACTGGTAAAGTTGAATCGGGAAAATTGAATAACGATAAAAATATAATGGTTCCATCTTCAGCTATTCTTTGGACAGGTGAACGCTCTGTTGTGTATTTAAAAACCAATCCTAATGAGCCTGTTTTTGAAATGCAAGAAATTGAGTTAGGTAATCAATTTGGCGAAAGTTATAGTGTTTTAAAAGGTTTAAACATTGGTGACGAAATAGTTTCAAACGGTACGTTTACAATTGATGCAGCAGCACAACTACAAGGTAAAAAGTCAATGATGAATAAAAATGGTGGTAAAACTATGACAGGTCACGAAGGTCATTTAGGTATGGATAACAAACCTGATAATACTGATGCAGACCATTCTGAAATGAATAAAAGACTGGAAGTATCTAAAACATTTCAACAACAATTAAACAAGGTATTTGAGAGCTATATAAATTTGAAGGATGCATTAGTAAATGATGATGTAAAAAAAGCATCCGAAAATAGTAACAATCTTCTTAATGAATTAAGTCAAGTAGATATGAAATTAGTTAAAGGTGAAGCACATAATCATTGGATGAGTTTTGAAAAGGAAATAAAATCTTCTGCAAAATCTATTGCCAATGCATCAGACATTAAAGAACATAGAAATCATTTCAAACAATTATCAAATCATTTAATCAAAGCAATTCAACTATTTGGTGTTAATGAAAAAGTCTATGTAGAATTTTGCCCAATGGCAGATAACAATAATGGTGCATCTTGGTTAAGTAAAGAAGAAAAAATTCTAAACCCGTATTTCGGTGATGCAATGCTGAAATGTGGAGAAGTAAAACAAGTAATAGAATAAATATAAAACAATTATTAATTATTAAATTTTTAAAAATGAAGAAAGTAATTTTAAGTATCGCTGTAATAGCAGCAATGAGTTTAACAAGCTGTAATAGCCAAACTAAAAAAGATAATGATACAACCAAAACTGAAATGGCTAAAAGTATGGCTATGACAAACGCAACATTTGGTGTAAGAGGTAATTGCGGAATGTGTAAAAAAACAATTGAAAAAGCAGCAAATGGTGTAGAAGGTGTTGCAAGAGCCAATTGGGATGTTGATAAAAAGAAGATTGATGTTTCTTTTGACAGTAACAAAACAAACACAATGACAATTCATAAAGCTATTGCAGCTTCAGGTTATGATACCGAAAAAGTTGCAGGTAGTGAAGATGCTTACAAAAATTTACCAGGTTGTTGTAAGTACGATCATTCTATGATGATGAATCAAACAGGTAAAATGAAAAAAGATGATCATTCAGGTCATAATCATTAAGTCAATAATTAAAAGAGTCTTTTTCGGAGGGCTCTTTTTTTTAACAACACCCCATTTACAGCAGTATTTTACAACAAGACGTCATTCTGAACTTGATTCAGAATCTCATCATTATACAAATATTCAGTTAAAAAATAACTAAAAATACAGCTTTCAATTTCGCACAGTAAGAGCTTGAAAAAAGCACTTACTCTTTGCCTTTGCGCTTTTAGCACGTCATTCTGAACTTGTTTCAGAATCTCATCAAAATAGGAACTACCAA
This window encodes:
- a CDS encoding efflux RND transporter periplasmic adaptor subunit; the protein is MKKYIIYTGILAVGLLLGWLLFGNSSNEKEEHNHNETVETNQMWTCSMHPQIMQPEAGDCPICGMDLIPAASGADGLSAGQFKLTKNAMALANIQTTIVGKASIEDNTTKLSGKIAENEEANTVQVSYFSGRIERLNVSFTGEEVRKGQLLATIYSPELYAAQQELITAASLKESQPELYKAVRNKLKIWKLSDNQINQIEETGKVKENFPVYATVSGTVTEKLVEQGDYIKQGQPLLKIANLNSVWANFDVYENQIDLFKKGQEVKVSTNAYPNKEFKGKVDFIDPILNTNTRTVTLRVVLKNSNNVFKPGMFVTGKVESGKLNNDKNIMVPSSAILWTGERSVVYLKTNPNEPVFEMQEIELGNQFGESYSVLKGLNIGDEIVSNGTFTIDAAAQLQGKKSMMNKNGGKTMTGHEGHLGMDNKPDNTDADHSEMNKRLEVSKTFQQQLNKVFESYINLKDALVNDDVKKASENSNNLLNELSQVDMKLVKGEAHNHWMSFEKEIKSSAKSIANASDIKEHRNHFKQLSNHLIKAIQLFGVNEKVYVEFCPMADNNNGASWLSKEEKILNPYFGDAMLKCGEVKQVIE
- a CDS encoding heavy-metal-associated domain-containing protein: MKKVILSIAVIAAMSLTSCNSQTKKDNDTTKTEMAKSMAMTNATFGVRGNCGMCKKTIEKAANGVEGVARANWDVDKKKIDVSFDSNKTNTMTIHKAIAASGYDTEKVAGSEDAYKNLPGCCKYDHSMMMNQTGKMKKDDHSGHNH